Proteins co-encoded in one Neofelis nebulosa isolate mNeoNeb1 chromosome 2, mNeoNeb1.pri, whole genome shotgun sequence genomic window:
- the ANGPTL7 gene encoding angiopoietin-related protein 7 encodes MLKKTLSAMTWLCIFITAFVSHPAWPQKPPKRKTPAQLKAAACCEEAKELRAQIANLSSLLSELSEKQERDWVSVVMQVMELESSTKRMESRLTDAESKYSEMNNQIDIMQLQAAQTVTQTSADAIYDCSSLYQKNYRISGVYKLPPDDFLGSPELEVFCDMETSGGGWTTIQRRKSGLVSFFRDWKQYKQGFGSIRGDFWLGNEHIHRLSRRPTRLRVEMEDWEGNLRHAEYSRFALGNELNSYRLFLGNYSGDVGNDALLYHNNTAFSTKDKDNDNCLDKCAQLRKGGYWYNCCTDSNLNGVYYRLGEHNKHLDGITWYGWHGSSYSLRRVEMKIRPEDFQP; translated from the exons ATGCTGAAAAAGACTCTCTCAGCTATGACCTGGCTCTGCATTTTCATCACGGCCTTTGTCAGCCACCCAGCGTGGCCACAGAAGCCCCCGAAGCGCAAGACACCTGCGCAGCTCAAGGCGGCCGCCTGCTGTGAGGAGGCGAAGGAGCTCAGGGCCCAGATTGCCAATCTGAGCAGTCTGCTGAGCGAACTGAGcgagaagcaggagagggactgGGTCAGCGTGGTCATGCAGGTGATGGAGCTGGAGAGCAGCACCAAGCGCATGGAGTCACGGCTCACAGACGCGGAGAGCAAGTACTCGGAAATGAACAACCAGATCGACATTATGCAGCTACAGGCAGCACAGACTGTCACCCAGACCTCGGCAG ACGCCATCTATGACTGCTCGTCCCTCTACCAGAAGAACTACCGCATCTCTGGGGTGTACAAGCTTCCTCCCGATGACTTTCTGGGCAGCCCTGAGCTGGAG GTGTTCTGTGACATGGAGACGTCAGGCGGCGGCTGGACCACCATCCAGAGACGAAAGAGTGGCCTCGTCTCCTTCTTCCGGGACTGGAAGCAGTACAAGCAGGGCTTTGGCAGCATCCGTGGGGACTTCTGGCTGGGCAACGAACACATCCACCGGCTCTCCAGACGGCCAACCCGGCTGCGTGTGGAGATGGAG GACTGGGAGGGCAACCTGCGCCACGCCGAGTACAGCCGCTTCGCTCTGGGCAACGAACTGAACAGCTACCGCCTCTTCCTGGGGAACTACAGCGGCGACGTGGGGAACGACGCCCTCCTCTACCACAACAACACGGCCTTCAGCACCAAGGACAAGGACAACGACAACTGCCTGGACAAGTGTGCACAGCTCCGCAAAG GCGGCTACTGGTACAACTGCTGCACAGACTCCAACCTCAACGGGGTCTACTACCGCCTCGGGGAGCACAACAAGCACCTGGACGGCATCACGTGGTACGGCTGGCACGGCTCGAGCTACTCCCTCAGGCGCGTGGAGATGAAAATCCGCCCGGAAGACTTCCAGCCCTGA